Within the Nitrososphaerales archaeon genome, the region GCCTTCATAGATAGTTTAAAAGTGATCTAGATGATATCGAATTTCACAGCATTCAAGGTCGTTAGGCAAGTCAACTAATTCTTGCAAAGATACAAAAGATCTTTTTCTGCAATCTCGTTCCGCAAGGTATTTCTCATAACACATGATATGAGAGTAGCTACCGTTTGTTATGTATATTTAAGCAAAAAAGCGATGTGATATAGCATCTTCGTGATGAGATGCAAGAGATTTATGGAGAGGGAATTATTGCTTTAGCATGAATGAGAAACAGGTAAGAAGTATATTAAGCCAGTTGGGAATGTTTGTGAATAAAAAGGCGCAGGAAAACATAGGCGGGGCGTTTCCCACGTCTGAATGGATGAGTGCATGGGAGACTAAGAGCAGTGATGGCATTAACATAGTTCTTGCTATACTGCTAACAGAGAGGGAGAATGATGCTGAGCTGTTGAGGAGTAAGATGAATGAGTTTGCCGCAGGTGCTAAGATAGAGTTCAGAGGTCTTTACGAAATGGAGAGAGAGTGAGTTGTTAGATTATTTGCCGAAACTGCGCTGAATGCTGGACAAGTCAAACATGCACGCATAAGGTAATCGACAAACCTAAAAGCACCGTCTATAGTAATGAAGGTTAGGCGAATCTTATGCTCGAAGACCCTATAAAGAGAATAAAGTCTGACCTAGAGGAACTGGCAAAACATGAAGAAAAACTAGATATGGCATGGAAGGCTTATGAGACATTGAACGCAGATGTTCCATCAACCGAGGAGTACAAGTCGCTAAAACTTGCCACCAAACATGCACTTCAGGCATTTACTGAACTTCTTAGGGTTGAGGTACAGATGATAGGCAAGATATCGCCAAAGATTGCAAATGATATAGAAGCTGATTTGAATAAATGGCAAAAAAAAGCAGCTAAGGAGATAGAGGAGAGAGGTTCTGATGATACTGACGATACGTTCACTTCGATCGCTGAAATAAGGAATAGAGTGAGGCTTGTTCGCAGGGTAATTCAGGATACAATAGATACATTCGAGGAAAGTCTGAGTCACGAACATCCTCTGTAGTGTTCTTAAGTGTATTATATCATAAGTTTACTGCAGAAGCAAACTGATTAAAGTCTACCGATTTGTATATATTGTAAACCTACTCTTTAAAATGAAAAATTTATTGTCCCATTGTATGCCAGTATGTACACTCTGCAAAAGAGACTTCAAAGACTTTGACAAACTAGTCTGCCACTTCTTTGCGGATCATGATCTGAATGTAAAACAGGTTAGAAGTGCAGTCAGAAGAACTGCGCTAGAGATCGTAGCCATGAATAATTCAAACTAGTTCCGCTCAACAATGCCCAGCTTTACAACCTCGACCCCTTTATTTTCCAATGCATCTGAAAGTTGGTTCAGACCAACAGAATCGCCAGCCAAATGACCAAGGATAACAAGATTGCCTTTTGCCTTATCCGCCCTGAGTTTAGCTAAATCTTCGCCATTCACATGTAGGTAGATCACTGTTGAGATTCCATGATCGAAGTATACTTTTGCTACAGGATATCCACCGTTCGTACCCGCTGCAACTACTAACGCGTATCTGCCAACTTCATTAGATAGGTCACCATAAGCTACCTGAACTTTGGTCTCTGCATTTTTGAATTCTGGTATCTTCTCTACGGCTAACTTTATGTCAGAGACCCTTTCTATTCTACTTGCATCTAACTGCGCTAGTATTGTCCTCCTCATTAACTCATCACATGGCAAATGTATGTTCAATAGTGGCATGCTCATTCTTTCAGCAACTGCAACAGTATGCGTGTATATGCTTGTATGTGACCTTAGAGCAACTCGTTCCTTGAGCATCCTCACAGCCTCCTCTGCAATAT harbors:
- a CDS encoding Nif3-like dinuclear metal center hexameric protein; the protein is MNTEEIMKLALELADMKNVPADSAIHIPGKDIRKVLLCVDAEPAEIMLAKNLGCDAVIAHHPIGKASLNFHQVFDRHVDYMLAHGIPRDIAEEAVRMLKERVALRSHTSIYTHTVAVAERMSMPLLNIHLPCDELMRRTILAQLDASRIERVSDIKLAVEKIPEFKNAETKVQVAYGDLSNEVGRYALVVAAGTNGGYPVAKVYFDHGISTVIYLHVNGEDLAKLRADKAKGNLVILGHLAGDSVGLNQLSDALENKGVEVVKLGIVERN